One segment of Prionailurus bengalensis isolate Pbe53 chromosome X, Fcat_Pben_1.1_paternal_pri, whole genome shotgun sequence DNA contains the following:
- the LOC122477946 gene encoding protein SET-like gives MWAPAAELGKKLNSNHDGSGETAEKEQQEAIEHIDEIQGEIDKLNEQASEEILKIEEKYNKLRQPFFQKRSEAIAKIPNFWVTTFVNHPQVSALLGEEDEAALHYLTRVEVAEFEDIQSGYKIDLYFDENPYFENEVLSKEFHVNESGDASLKSTEILWKSGKDLTKRSTQAPNTGSRKRKYEEPESFFAWFTNHPDADVDELGELIKDDIWPNPLQYYLLPDTDDDDEEEEEEEEEEEEEEEEEEEEEEEEEGEGKGEGEEEKKEEEEEGEDDDKGEKGEPDDDKEREPETHAA, from the exons ATGTGGGCGCCGGCGGCCGAACTCGGTAAAAAGCTCAACTCCAACCACGACGGGTCCGGCGAGACCgcagaaaaagaacagcaagaagCGATTGAACATATAGATGAAATACAGGGTGAAATCGACAAACTTAATGAACAAGCCAGCGAGGAGATCCTGAAAATCGAAGAGAAATACAACAAACTCCGCCAACCGTTTTTTCAGAAGAGGTCGGAAGCGATCGCCAAAATCCCAAATTTTTGGGTAACAACATTCGTCAACCATCCACAAGTGTCTGCGCTGCTTGGGGAGGAGGATGAAGCGGCGCTGCATTATCTGACAAGAGTGGAAGTGGCAGAATTTGAAGATATCCAGTCAGGTTAcaaaatagatttatattttgatgaaaacCCTTACTTCGAAAATGAAGTTCTCTCCAAGGAATTTCACGTGAATGAGAGTGGTGATGCATCTTTGAAGTCCACCGAAATCCTATGGAAATCTGGAAAGGATCTGACGAAACGTTCAACTCAGGCACCGAACAcgggcagcaggaagagaaagtaTGAAGAACCTGAGAGCTTTTTCGCCTGGTTCACTAACCATCCTGATGCAGACGTGGATGAGTTAGGCGAGCTCATCAAAGATGATATTTGGCCAAATCCACTGCAGTACTACTTGCTTCCTGATacggatgatgatgatgaagaagaggaggaagaagaagaagaggaagaagaagaagaggaagaagaagaagaggaagaggaagaagaagaaggggaagggaaaggagaaggagaagaagagaagaaggaagaggaagaagaaggtgaAGATGATGACAAGGGGGAGAAAGGCGAGCCGGATGACGACAAAG agagagagccagagacacacgCAGCGTGA